Proteins encoded by one window of Ostrinia nubilalis chromosome 23, ilOstNubi1.1, whole genome shotgun sequence:
- the LOC135083484 gene encoding tektin-4, which yields MAQNLTCPDICPATAKPPEEEKLYPAAGASRGPENPHASPYVPGCIRPPEPKVYPPGAPPRYLPQPTDSTSGDILGMGPIGPWAAGHVDWTPQAGMTGVRPVVDKYSITRYSTGEWRKHNEFVLTPRATDKAKAVEAKTRKDISDAFNAMDNKQAETNKKLDYRVKELARWKKEVEKALDAMIKEIDVLDDERARLKGACRILNLPEMISRECLELRTHRYEPDLVRDDAEQELIKEVAIVGEIRRVFNTTLAEVETQMCMNKSAKSALEFDWSDKMVSLKLDRKNLTLTPESNLLLNHPGVARWPENASTYDYWEHYCRESIRNCDEVRDKSAKLRQFLSSTIVNGSRDMKLQADRTNAALAETVAATEELCEKLEENLKDNLQTIANVENLIDYLKDSLRKSNDRARLVMTRLHGRNYERPGVENCRDDAQYNLIAEAKFIKETCESLNDKTREAETVRSELMKYRGELEKEIACKRKSLNIDKDRCARVRALMPKPEEFAGG from the coding sequence ATGGCCCAAAATTTGACCTGTCCCGATATTTGTCCCGCCACAGCAAAACCTCCGGAAGAGGAGAAGTTGTACCCCGCAGCTGGTGCCTCAAGAGGCCCTGAGAATCCTCATGCATCCCCATACGTCCCAGGATGCATCAGGCCGCCAGAACCGAAGGTATATCCCCCTGGAGCGCCGCCAAGGTATCTCCCACAGCCGACCGACAGCACCAGTGGAGATATCTTAGGCATGGGTCCTATAGGGCCCTGGGCTGCTGGTCACGTCGACTGGACTCCACAAGCAGGCATGACTGGGGTACGACCGGTTGTGGACAAATACTCCATCACAAGATACTCCACTGGAGAGTGGAGGAAGCACAACGAGTTCGTCCTCACCCCTCGAGCCACTGATAAAGCTAAGGCCGTTGAAGCGAAAACGCGCAAAGATATCTCGGATGCTTTTAACGCTATGGACAACAAGCAGGCGGAGACGAACAAGAAATTGGATTATCGAGTCAAAGAACTGGCGCGCTGGAAGAAAGAAGTGGAGAAAGCTCTTGATGCGATGATTAAAGAGATTGATGTTCTTGATGACGAGAGAGCCAGGCTCAAGGGCGCTTGCAGGATATTGAACTTGCCTGAAATGATCTCTCGCGAGTGTCTGGAATTGAGGACTCATCGTTACGAACCAGATTTGGTCAGAGATGATGCAGAGCAGGAACTGATTAAGGAGGTCGCTATTGTGGGAGAGATCAGACGAGTTTTTAACACCACGTTAGCAGAAGTCGAAACTCAGATGTGTATGAACAAATCAGCGAAATCAGCGCTCGAATTCGACTGGAGTGACAAGATGGTGAGTTTGAAGTTGGATAGAAAGAACCTGACTTTGACTCCTGAATCCAACCTATTGTTAAATCACCCTGGGGTAGCGAGATGGCCTGAAAACGCGTCGACGTATGACTACTGGGAACATTACTGCAGAGAGAGTATAAGGAACTGCGACGAGGTCAGGGACAAATCTGCAAAACTTCGACAATTTTTATCGAGTACAATAGTCAATGGAAGTCGGGACATGAAGTTGCAGGCTGACAGAACGAATGCAGCGTTGGCTGAAACGGTCGCAGCTACAGAAGAACTGTGTGAAAAGTTGGAAGAAAACTTGAAGGATAACTTGCAGACCATAGCCAATGTTGAGAACCTTATTGACTACCTCAAGGACTCCCTGAGAAAGAGTAATGATAGAGCCAGATTAGTTATGACCAGGCTTCACGGTAGGAACTATGAAAGGCCAGGAGTTGAAAACTGTAGAGATGATGCGCAATACAATTTGATAGCTGAAGCTAAATTTATAAAAGAGACGTGTGAGTCTCTGAATGACAAGACTAGAGAAGCAGAAACCGTGAGATCGGAGTTGATGAAGTATAGAGGGGAGCTGGAGAAGGAGATCGCTTGCAAACGGAAGAGTTTAAACATTGATAAAGACAGGTGCGCACGAGTGCGCGCTCTTATGCCCAAACCCGAGGAATTTGCTGGTGGATAA